A part of Bacillota bacterium genomic DNA contains:
- a CDS encoding NADH:flavin oxidoreductase, whose product MEMIIARRQCHMDTRFQYLFTPGRIGSMEVKNRIIMPAMGTGMHGPEGEVIEQAIDYYATRARGGTGMVTVEIAAVHPTTKGMSFSLYDDRFIPGMIELADAIRMNGARACIQLWHAGRQINSALTGMEIVAPSSIPCPVCQEPPRELTVPEIKELVEAFGDAAVRAKTAGFDCVEIHGAHGYLVAQFMSPYSNKRSDEYGGTFNNRARFALEIIDNIKQKCGKDYPIVFRMSGEEYVEGGLTIEMSKQIAPMLVSRGVDCLHVSVGNYETLHWVVPPMDKDRGFNVWAAGAVKEVVDVPVIAVDRINNPDLAEEVLTKGRADFVAIGRGLLTDPEFAGKAREGREKEIKKCIACNQGCVDRLLVEGKHATCILNPACGRERQFELKPVVSPRKIMVIGGGPGGMEMAYTAARRGHRVSLYESDAQLGGAFLVGSYPPKKDEIKGYCEYMSYMLPKVGVHVRLSTRVTPEMVAGENPDAVVVATGSMPLIPRIPGVQRPGVVTAEEVLEQKVSVGHQIAVIGGGATGLETADFLAERGRRVMVLEMDDTVGKDEGPARKAFLMQRLGRYGVDILTNTPVDEISERGVVVSNAGGRREIDVDTVVLAVGSTPVEEMSERLRDMGFPVFVIGDAREPRRATEAIYEGVKLALDIEDRLTPGPGLRRSIMFGTRISPGLEFGVSIPGH is encoded by the coding sequence AGGAGGCAATGCCATATGGATACCCGTTTTCAGTACCTGTTTACTCCCGGCAGAATAGGGAGTATGGAAGTGAAAAATCGTATCATCATGCCCGCCATGGGTACCGGTATGCACGGGCCGGAAGGGGAGGTTATTGAACAGGCTATAGATTATTATGCCACCCGGGCCCGGGGCGGCACCGGCATGGTTACGGTGGAAATTGCTGCGGTGCACCCCACAACCAAGGGGATGTCTTTTTCCCTCTACGATGACCGGTTTATTCCGGGAATGATAGAACTGGCCGATGCTATTAGGATGAACGGGGCCAGGGCCTGCATACAGCTTTGGCATGCCGGCCGGCAGATTAACAGTGCCCTGACCGGCATGGAAATTGTCGCCCCTTCCTCTATTCCCTGTCCCGTTTGCCAGGAACCACCCAGGGAGCTTACCGTGCCGGAAATAAAAGAACTGGTTGAGGCCTTCGGTGATGCGGCAGTACGAGCAAAAACCGCTGGGTTTGACTGCGTGGAAATACACGGGGCCCACGGTTACCTGGTAGCGCAATTTATGTCACCTTATTCCAACAAGCGCAGTGATGAATATGGTGGTACTTTTAACAACCGGGCCCGCTTTGCCCTGGAAATAATTGATAATATTAAGCAAAAGTGCGGCAAGGATTATCCCATTGTTTTCCGTATGAGCGGAGAGGAGTACGTGGAAGGCGGGCTGACCATTGAAATGAGCAAACAGATAGCGCCTATGCTGGTATCCAGGGGTGTTGACTGCCTGCACGTTTCAGTGGGCAATTACGAGACCCTGCACTGGGTGGTCCCCCCCATGGATAAGGACCGCGGCTTTAATGTCTGGGCAGCGGGTGCCGTTAAAGAGGTAGTGGATGTTCCGGTTATAGCGGTGGACAGGATAAATAACCCCGACCTGGCGGAGGAAGTTTTGACCAAGGGCAGGGCCGATTTTGTAGCTATTGGCAGGGGGCTTCTCACTGATCCGGAATTTGCCGGCAAAGCCCGGGAAGGCCGGGAAAAAGAAATAAAGAAATGTATAGCTTGCAACCAGGGGTGTGTGGACAGGTTACTGGTGGAGGGGAAACATGCCACCTGTATTTTGAACCCTGCCTGCGGCCGGGAGCGCCAATTCGAATTAAAGCCCGTGGTATCACCCCGGAAAATAATGGTTATCGGTGGAGGACCCGGTGGAATGGAAATGGCCTATACCGCAGCCCGCAGGGGACATCGCGTAAGTCTTTACGAAAGCGATGCCCAGCTGGGCGGAGCCTTCCTGGTGGGATCCTACCCGCCCAAAAAAGATGAAATAAAAGGTTACTGTGAGTATATGTCATATATGCTGCCCAAGGTTGGAGTCCATGTAAGGTTGAGTACCAGGGTTACCCCGGAAATGGTGGCCGGGGAGAATCCTGATGCGGTGGTCGTGGCCACCGGCTCTATGCCCCTTATTCCCCGCATTCCCGGTGTACAGCGACCCGGGGTGGTAACTGCGGAAGAGGTGCTGGAGCAAAAAGTATCCGTGGGCCATCAAATCGCTGTTATCGGGGGCGGGGCCACTGGCCTGGAAACTGCTGACTTTCTTGCCGAGCGTGGGCGAAGGGTCATGGTCCTGGAAATGGATGATACGGTGGGCAAAGACGAGGGTCCGGCCAGAAAAGCCTTCCTTATGCAGCGCCTGGGCAGATACGGGGTGGACATACTTACCAATACTCCGGTAGACGAAATTTCCGAGAGAGGTGTAGTGGTTTCTAACGCTGGGGGGCGCAGAGAAATAGATGTGGATACCGTAGTACTGGCCGTGGGTTCCACTCCGGTGGAGGAGATGTCTGAAAGGTTAAGAGATATGGGCTTCCCGGTTTTTGTAATCGGGGATGCGCGAGAACCTCGCCGCGCCACTGAGGCTATTTATGAAGGTGTTAAGCTGGCTCTGGATATAGAGGACAGGTTGACCCCGGGACCCGGCCTGAGGCGCAGTATAATGTTCGGTACCAGAATATCCCCGGGCCTGGAATTCGGGGTAAGCATACCCGGGCATTAG